One genomic segment of Sphingobacteriales bacterium includes these proteins:
- a CDS encoding lipoprotein signal peptidase: MRFSKATLALIIIIGVLLIDQISKFYIKTTMSIGDEIVVFDWFRIHFVENEGMAFGLSFGGEYGKLALTLFRMIAVAGLGYFIVQLCRKPETTRGLVICMALILAGALGNIIDSIFYGVIFNHSYHQIASFLPPQGGYGTLLHGRVVDMLYFPLINWQGTLPTWIPVWGGTFSSIEFFQPVFNIADTAISTGVFAIILFQRKILLHGLEAKPTANNNNNNNSTTASVTSTGTDNL, encoded by the coding sequence GTGCGATTTAGTAAAGCAACCTTAGCACTAATTATTATTATTGGTGTATTATTGATTGACCAAATATCGAAGTTTTACATTAAAACTACCATGTCTATTGGAGACGAAATAGTAGTTTTTGATTGGTTTAGAATTCATTTTGTTGAAAACGAAGGTATGGCCTTTGGCCTTAGCTTTGGAGGCGAATATGGCAAATTAGCACTTACCTTGTTTAGAATGATTGCTGTAGCTGGTTTGGGTTATTTTATAGTGCAACTTTGCCGCAAACCCGAAACCACACGCGGATTAGTAATTTGTATGGCCTTAATTTTAGCCGGTGCGCTGGGTAATATTATCGACAGTATTTTTTATGGCGTAATTTTTAACCATAGCTACCATCAAATTGCCAGTTTTTTGCCACCACAAGGTGGTTATGGCACGCTGCTGCACGGACGTGTAGTAGATATGTTATATTTTCCGCTAATAAACTGGCAGGGCACTTTGCCAACTTGGATACCTGTATGGGGTGGAACGTTTAGCAGTATTGAGTTTTTTCAGCCTGTTTTTAATATTGCCGACACCGCCATTTCAACAGGCGTGTTTGCTATTATTTTGTTTCAGCGCAAAATTTTATTACACGGCCTCGAGGCAAAACCAACCGCTAATAACAACAACAATAATAACTCAACAACTGCATCGGTTACAAGCACCGGCACTGATAATTTGTAA
- a CDS encoding Omp28-related outer membrane protein, whose product MKKILLLALSVLWMVGLNAQVSLTRAKKYAIFEHFTQASCGPCAAQNPAFQDNILTQNKGALHHIAHHTSWPGYDPMHDYNPEDVQARVDYYGVNGVPDMVMLGNQYQGSPAGVSQDMLDNAVAGGSPLRVLVGETTAGTTRTVTITVDELDAIPDGDYRLRVAVVEGNIEFSSPPGSNGEVFFPNVLRKIITGPDGVEFTPKGAGNTQTFSYDYELDESTWVTDQIYAIAFLQNDDDKTIVNSGSSRDPHWEFLLAGNNYAEGKYNEKISFSAVALNNADIMEKYKFSLSTVSAPSGWADASFDIKGTTVTNSTEIDLPGGTPTSLTLNVVPGILPGVATYKLTMEATNGTDFAPVSLVFTVISGCYELLVNNSKGVGDGSGKTAFDWAGSYISGLDAAGAYAYGSISEQTFIGLSRNNALGKVKRVYYNIGWTFPGLPVDLVAEFTKFLDNGGRLLIAGQDVCWEAFDEANSPYQTQEARDFFNNYLGVDFVSDGSQTSKSITAKSADAVFGTTPKTDLFSYYGSGSNGPYYYPEEVATAGTGTAIFNYNTGSVVAGIRNENASSNFKTVYLGVGLEMLKDSKVADAIMATARTWFTDEVDGVAFDAAMQQAILGQNYPNPCQSTTQIAVNNAPAGSYIEVLSVDGKLLMAQPINSTVVTINTENLNAGQYLYRIITPGQIAGQVRSMEVVK is encoded by the coding sequence ATGAAAAAAATACTACTATTAGCTTTGAGTGTATTATGGATGGTAGGCCTAAATGCCCAAGTTAGCCTTACCCGAGCCAAAAAATATGCCATCTTTGAGCATTTTACTCAGGCAAGTTGTGGCCCATGTGCCGCTCAAAACCCCGCTTTTCAAGACAATATTTTAACGCAAAACAAAGGCGCGCTACACCATATAGCCCATCACACCTCGTGGCCTGGCTATGACCCTATGCACGATTACAACCCCGAAGACGTACAAGCCCGCGTTGATTATTACGGTGTAAATGGTGTTCCGGATATGGTTATGTTGGGCAATCAATATCAAGGCAGCCCAGCTGGTGTTAGCCAAGATATGTTAGACAATGCCGTTGCCGGAGGTAGCCCTTTGCGCGTTTTGGTTGGAGAAACCACCGCGGGCACTACCCGCACCGTAACTATTACCGTTGATGAGTTAGATGCTATACCCGATGGCGATTATCGCTTGCGTGTGGCCGTTGTTGAAGGCAATATTGAATTTTCAAGCCCGCCCGGCAGTAATGGCGAAGTTTTTTTCCCCAATGTTTTGCGCAAAATTATTACCGGCCCCGATGGTGTTGAGTTTACCCCAAAAGGTGCAGGCAATACCCAAACCTTTTCGTACGACTATGAACTTGACGAAAGCACTTGGGTTACAGACCAAATATACGCCATTGCCTTTTTGCAAAATGACGATGATAAAACCATTGTAAACTCAGGCTCAAGCCGCGACCCACACTGGGAATTTTTATTGGCCGGAAATAACTATGCTGAAGGCAAGTACAACGAAAAAATATCCTTTAGTGCTGTTGCTCTTAATAACGCCGACATTATGGAGAAGTATAAATTCTCTCTTAGCACCGTTAGTGCCCCCTCCGGATGGGCCGATGCCAGCTTTGATATTAAAGGTACAACCGTAACCAATAGTACCGAAATTGATTTGCCCGGCGGCACCCCTACCTCACTAACCTTAAATGTAGTACCCGGTATATTACCCGGCGTAGCCACCTACAAATTAACGATGGAAGCTACAAATGGCACCGATTTTGCCCCCGTATCGCTTGTATTTACTGTAATCTCGGGTTGTTACGAGCTATTAGTGAACAACAGCAAAGGAGTTGGCGACGGCTCGGGCAAAACTGCTTTCGACTGGGCTGGCTCGTATATTAGCGGCCTTGATGCAGCTGGCGCTTATGCCTATGGCTCAATAAGCGAACAAACTTTTATTGGCCTTTCGCGAAACAATGCCTTGGGCAAAGTAAAACGTGTTTATTATAATATTGGCTGGACCTTCCCCGGATTACCCGTTGATTTAGTAGCCGAGTTTACCAAATTTTTAGATAATGGCGGTCGTTTACTAATTGCCGGACAAGATGTTTGCTGGGAAGCCTTCGACGAAGCAAATAGCCCTTACCAAACACAAGAAGCCCGCGACTTTTTTAATAACTATCTTGGGGTTGATTTTGTGAGTGATGGCAGCCAAACCAGCAAATCTATTACCGCAAAATCAGCAGACGCGGTGTTTGGCACAACACCAAAAACCGATCTCTTTAGCTATTATGGCTCGGGCAGCAATGGCCCATATTACTACCCCGAAGAAGTAGCAACTGCCGGCACCGGTACCGCCATATTTAACTATAATACAGGTAGCGTTGTTGCGGGTATTCGCAACGAAAATGCTAGTAGCAATTTCAAAACAGTTTATTTAGGCGTAGGCCTCGAAATGTTAAAAGACTCAAAAGTAGCCGATGCCATTATGGCAACCGCACGCACTTGGTTTACCGACGAAGTAGATGGTGTAGCTTTTGACGCGGCCATGCAACAAGCAATTTTAGGCCAAAACTACCCTAACCCATGTCAAAGCACTACCCAAATTGCCGTAAACAATGCCCCGGCAGGCAGCTATATTGAGGTTTTAAGTGTTGATGGGAAATTGTTAATGGCACAACCCATTAATTCAACTGTTGTAACTATTAATACCGAAAACCTAAACGCCGGACAATATTTGTACCGCATTATTACCCCCGGTCAAATTGCCGGCCAAGTGCGCAGCATGGAGGTAGTTAAATAG
- a CDS encoding M48 family metalloprotease, with the protein MRFSGKARIVAALIMAAVAILSYYSKSSVNPITGEVQRVSITPEQEMAMGLQSAPEMAQQFGGLYPDQAAQNYVKQVGQKLVQSTDAARSPYKFDFHLLADDQTVNAFALPGGQIFITVALLSRLTSEDELAGVLGHEIGHVIGRHSAEHMAQSELMQGLVQATQVATYDPNNPMGSAQIAQYVGQMINMKYGREDELESDKFGVKYMYQASYNPEALIKVMEILKQASGGGQRDEFMSSHPSPDNRMEQIRHHIEAIKNGTFK; encoded by the coding sequence ATGCGTTTTAGTGGTAAGGCACGTATCGTTGCCGCTTTAATAATGGCAGCAGTAGCCATCCTATCATATTACAGCAAAAGCTCAGTAAATCCCATTACCGGCGAGGTGCAACGTGTAAGCATTACACCCGAACAAGAAATGGCAATGGGCTTACAAAGTGCGCCCGAAATGGCCCAGCAGTTTGGCGGCTTATACCCCGACCAGGCTGCCCAAAACTACGTAAAACAAGTGGGACAAAAATTAGTGCAAAGTACCGATGCTGCCCGCTCGCCATACAAATTCGATTTTCATTTATTGGCCGACGACCAAACAGTTAACGCCTTTGCTTTACCCGGAGGACAAATATTTATTACCGTAGCCTTACTAAGCCGCCTTACCAGCGAAGATGAATTGGCCGGCGTTTTAGGCCACGAAATTGGCCACGTTATTGGCCGCCACTCAGCCGAACACATGGCACAAAGCGAGTTAATGCAAGGCTTAGTACAAGCCACACAAGTAGCCACCTACGACCCTAACAACCCAATGGGTTCGGCACAAATTGCCCAATATGTAGGCCAAATGATTAATATGAAATATGGCCGCGAAGATGAATTAGAATCGGATAAATTTGGCGTAAAATACATGTACCAAGCAAGCTATAACCCCGAAGCACTAATTAAGGTAATGGAAATATTAAAACAAGCATCGGGCGGCGGCCAGCGCGACGAGTTTATGAGCTCGCACCCAAGTCCCGACAACCGCATGGAGCAAATACGCCACCATATTGAAGCAATAAAAAACGGCACGTTTAAGTAA
- a CDS encoding adenosylhomocysteinase translates to MQSLLSIDLNLSYKVKDITLADWGRKEIELAEAEMPGLMALRAEYKGQKPLAGARIAGCLHMTIQTAVLIETLLDLGAEVKWSSCNIFSTQDHAAAAIAAKHGGVFAWKGMNNEEFDWCIEQTLFFGSQDRPLNMILDDGGDLTNMVLDKYPELIPHVRGISEETTTGVHRLYERVKQGKLPMPAFNINDSVTKSKFDNKYGCRESCVDAIRRATDIMMAGKVAVVAGYGDVGKGSAASLRGAGARVIVTEIDPICALQAAMDGFAVKKMIHAIPEADIIVTATGCCDIIAEEHFRLMKDKAILCNIGHFDNEIDMSWLNTNYGQTKVEIKPQVDKYTLDGKDIIVLAEGRLVNLGCATGHPSFVMSNSFTNQVLAQLELWQNAQNYENQVYTLPKHLDEKVARLHLAKIGVELDELTADQANYIGVTPQGPFKPEYYRY, encoded by the coding sequence ATGCAATCATTATTATCAATTGACCTTAACTTGTCGTACAAAGTTAAAGACATAACACTGGCCGATTGGGGCCGTAAAGAAATTGAATTGGCTGAGGCTGAAATGCCCGGATTAATGGCTTTACGTGCAGAGTATAAAGGCCAAAAACCTCTTGCCGGCGCCCGCATTGCCGGATGCCTTCACATGACCATTCAAACTGCCGTACTTATTGAAACCCTGCTTGACTTAGGCGCAGAAGTAAAATGGTCGTCTTGTAATATTTTTTCAACCCAAGACCACGCTGCCGCTGCCATAGCCGCCAAACACGGGGGCGTTTTTGCTTGGAAAGGTATGAATAACGAAGAATTTGACTGGTGTATTGAGCAAACCCTGTTTTTTGGCAGCCAAGACCGCCCTTTAAATATGATTTTAGATGATGGCGGCGACCTGACTAATATGGTACTCGATAAATATCCGGAATTGATACCACATGTACGGGGCATCTCCGAAGAAACTACAACAGGGGTGCATCGTTTGTACGAGCGGGTTAAACAAGGCAAATTACCTATGCCCGCTTTTAATATTAACGACTCGGTTACAAAATCAAAATTCGACAATAAATATGGTTGCCGCGAAAGTTGCGTAGATGCCATCCGCAGGGCTACCGATATTATGATGGCCGGAAAAGTTGCCGTTGTTGCCGGCTACGGCGATGTAGGTAAAGGCTCGGCTGCCTCGTTACGCGGTGCAGGCGCGCGCGTAATCGTTACCGAAATTGACCCTATTTGTGCACTTCAGGCAGCAATGGACGGGTTTGCCGTTAAAAAAATGATTCATGCAATTCCCGAAGCCGATATTATTGTTACTGCCACCGGCTGCTGCGATATTATTGCCGAAGAACATTTTAGGCTAATGAAAGACAAAGCTATTTTGTGCAATATTGGCCACTTCGATAACGAAATTGATATGTCTTGGCTAAACACCAACTACGGCCAAACCAAAGTTGAAATTAAACCACAAGTTGATAAATACACCCTTGACGGCAAAGATATTATTGTTTTGGCCGAAGGCCGCTTAGTAAACCTTGGCTGCGCAACCGGACACCCCTCGTTTGTAATGAGTAATTCGTTTACCAACCAAGTTTTGGCGCAATTAGAACTTTGGCAAAATGCCCAAAACTACGAAAATCAGGTATATACCCTGCCCAAACACTTAGACGAAAAAGTGGCAAGGTTGCACTTGGCTAAAATTGGCGTTGAACTTGACGAACTTACCGCCGACCAAGCTAACTATATTGGCGTAACTCCACAAGGCCCCTTTAAACCCGAATATTACCGTTATTAA
- a CDS encoding T9SS type A sorting domain-containing protein: MGRFFIGLILITASSTLLLNTAKANSTFEAIYKNVFVAQCGSCHAPGNMQANLDLVGEGSNAMANVRANLYMKPVKNTTAKAKNNLLVYSGDPYRSLLFRLVNNGLAADVVVEPSEDVDNIHANIKLKDTDKELIRQWILFDAPATGYVIDHSMIESFYSGNGIWGIDASEIPEPPAPGEGFQIHYGPFFLPPWEDADQPNAEYRLKYDTKLPTDIEINRIEAAIGSSHHFIMYRFTEDAKDVPYGLRNNDMDTQSEYVAGWQFSNNLLLPEGTAYKWAKNSQLDLNAHVINYSQTAIVANDMYINVYTQPKGTAKQEMFSALIPNITLYLPNTGQEEEIETFFNLNQNATIHIWRMSSHTHKLATDFDVWLRNADGTKNEHIFDATKYNGVPTCEEIGYDYQHPPTRSFAPFLPLNIKNGIIHRAKYLNNSNKPVFWGPTSNDEMMITAIFYTLSTDGIEMTENSDCAEVGINEQNFTSDSANTNLNLQVLNSAATAQTTLNLSAKQAGRANLQVFDVNGRQIWETSISLLGGNTQQQITLPTHNLGKGVYWCRAANEQGQAVNQKFIVY, translated from the coding sequence TTGGGCCGTTTTTTTATTGGCCTAATCTTAATAACTGCAAGCAGTACCCTGCTATTAAACACTGCAAAGGCAAACAGCACTTTCGAGGCTATTTATAAAAATGTATTTGTTGCGCAATGTGGCAGTTGCCATGCGCCTGGCAATATGCAGGCAAATTTAGACTTGGTTGGCGAAGGCAGCAATGCTATGGCCAATGTGCGCGCCAATTTATACATGAAGCCTGTAAAAAATACAACGGCAAAAGCCAAAAATAATTTATTGGTTTATAGCGGCGACCCCTACCGAAGTTTATTATTCAGGTTGGTAAACAATGGTTTGGCTGCCGATGTGGTAGTTGAGCCAAGCGAAGATGTGGACAATATACATGCCAATATTAAATTAAAAGACACAGATAAAGAACTTATCCGGCAGTGGATTTTATTTGATGCCCCTGCAACGGGTTATGTAATTGACCACAGCATGATTGAATCTTTTTACTCGGGAAATGGTATTTGGGGTATCGATGCCAGCGAAATTCCGGAACCACCTGCACCCGGAGAAGGTTTTCAAATACACTACGGTCCTTTCTTTTTACCGCCTTGGGAAGATGCCGACCAACCTAACGCCGAATACCGCCTTAAGTACGATACCAAACTGCCAACTGATATTGAAATTAACCGGATAGAAGCAGCCATTGGAAGCAGCCACCATTTTATAATGTACCGATTTACCGAAGATGCAAAAGATGTACCTTACGGCTTGCGAAATAACGACATGGACACGCAGTCTGAATATGTTGCCGGATGGCAGTTTTCGAACAATTTATTGCTTCCGGAAGGAACTGCTTATAAGTGGGCTAAAAATAGCCAATTAGACCTTAATGCCCATGTAATTAATTACTCGCAAACGGCAATTGTGGCCAACGATATGTATATTAATGTTTATACCCAGCCCAAAGGCACCGCCAAACAAGAGATGTTTAGTGCCCTAATACCGAATATTACCTTGTACCTACCTAATACCGGCCAAGAAGAAGAAATTGAAACCTTTTTTAACCTCAATCAAAATGCAACTATACATATTTGGCGGATGAGTTCGCACACACATAAATTAGCTACCGACTTTGATGTATGGTTACGAAATGCTGACGGCACTAAAAATGAACATATTTTTGATGCCACTAAATATAATGGCGTACCAACTTGTGAGGAGATTGGTTATGATTACCAGCATCCGCCAACCAGAAGTTTTGCTCCATTTTTACCGTTAAATATAAAAAATGGTATTATTCACCGGGCAAAATACCTTAATAACAGCAATAAGCCTGTGTTTTGGGGGCCAACATCGAACGATGAAATGATGATTACCGCTATTTTTTATACCCTTTCGACCGATGGCATTGAAATGACTGAAAATTCGGATTGTGCCGAAGTGGGCATAAACGAGCAAAATTTTACCTCGGATAGCGCAAATACTAATTTAAATTTACAGGTTTTAAACTCGGCAGCCACAGCACAAACAACCCTTAACCTTAGCGCCAAACAAGCTGGTAGAGCCAACTTGCAAGTATTTGATGTAAATGGCCGGCAAATTTGGGAAACAAGTATTTCGCTGTTAGGTGGCAATACCCAGCAACAAATTACATTGCCAACCCATAATTTAGGGAAAGGTGTTTACTGGTGCCGCGCTGCTAACGAACAAGGACAAGCTGTAAACCAAAAGTTCATTGTTTATTAA
- a CDS encoding MotA/TolQ/ExbB proton channel family protein, whose product MMQYNAKFAHFTNNNMLLNTIYFVSSPAGQFIIYSITFVFLLALILLIRGFIRYGMGLIDLDQAQANVRQLPALPPAITAANIHTAILNNCQHPLLLKTLNALLNIANSQRDTDPNALLDSIHAHDQTLFTNQYLRFARSTMIMLGLFGTFYGLTTLAGNMSVVLNTVNTNSLPDLLNSYTAATEQLRTVVNPMQTAFITSFWGLFGALLLSVLLLIYNYRRQQFLTQFDTAFLTLFYPLFQPLRDTERLDRLTQATLQNTQLLNGVAIRLENTSLQLGHDFEGLTQFMQDFKTSMSGYLTAHEALLQNVQAVQQLLSGYKTQADATATNQTQLLQALAQQNTSLETVQQRLQESNLHVGDWLQQIITSANNQQQAFTQGVKDQLEVSRNYLNSGGTAITRFGSYVDRLETILEHLNDTLSSSSSQQLQKLNDILTVVNQFAAQKSSLSSTQRNNQNTADQAGYNPSQQGNSHTIINSEVEAIIAQEVERQVKEIKEKERQKYTSLYGNTLFAEEDRKKHLEEPGIFKTIFGDAIKKFKKRFLNPNK is encoded by the coding sequence TTGATGCAGTACAACGCCAAGTTTGCCCATTTTACTAATAATAATATGCTGCTTAACACTATTTATTTTGTAAGCTCGCCCGCCGGACAGTTTATTATTTACAGCATAACCTTTGTATTTTTATTAGCATTAATTTTATTGATACGCGGGTTTATACGTTATGGCATGGGCTTAATAGACCTTGACCAAGCGCAAGCAAACGTACGGCAATTACCGGCATTGCCTCCGGCAATAACTGCTGCCAATATTCATACCGCCATTTTAAACAACTGCCAGCACCCCTTATTGCTTAAAACACTGAATGCCCTGTTAAATATTGCCAACAGCCAACGCGACACCGACCCCAACGCCCTTTTAGATTCCATACACGCCCACGACCAAACCCTGTTTACCAATCAGTACTTGCGCTTTGCCCGCAGCACCATGATAATGTTGGGGCTTTTTGGCACATTTTACGGCCTCACCACTTTAGCAGGCAATATGAGCGTTGTGCTTAATACAGTAAATACTAATAGCTTGCCCGACTTGCTAAACTCGTACACTGCCGCCACCGAACAACTGCGAACAGTAGTAAACCCTATGCAAACGGCATTTATTACCAGTTTTTGGGGACTATTTGGCGCCTTGCTGCTTAGTGTTTTATTGCTAATTTACAATTACCGAAGGCAACAATTTTTAACCCAATTCGATACCGCTTTTTTAACCCTTTTTTACCCACTTTTTCAACCCCTGCGCGATACCGAGCGGCTTGACCGACTTACGCAAGCCACTTTGCAAAATACACAACTGTTAAATGGCGTAGCGATACGTTTAGAAAACACTTCCTTGCAATTAGGACATGATTTTGAAGGCTTAACGCAATTTATGCAAGATTTTAAAACCAGTATGTCCGGATATTTAACTGCACACGAAGCACTTTTGCAAAACGTACAAGCCGTGCAACAGCTATTATCCGGATACAAAACCCAAGCCGATGCTACCGCAACCAATCAAACCCAGTTATTACAGGCCTTAGCGCAACAAAACACCTCCTTAGAAACCGTTCAACAACGCTTGCAAGAGTCAAACCTACACGTAGGCGACTGGTTACAGCAAATAATAACATCGGCCAACAACCAACAACAAGCTTTTACCCAAGGCGTTAAAGACCAACTCGAAGTATCGAGAAACTATTTAAATTCGGGCGGAACCGCCATAACCCGATTTGGCAGCTACGTTGACCGCCTCGAAACAATACTTGAACACCTAAACGATACCCTATCAAGCAGCAGCAGCCAACAACTACAAAAACTAAACGATATATTAACCGTAGTAAACCAATTTGCCGCTCAAAAAAGCAGCTTGTCGTCAACGCAGCGCAATAACCAAAATACTGCCGACCAAGCCGGCTACAATCCAAGCCAACAAGGCAATAGCCATACAATAATAAATTCCGAGGTGGAAGCGATTATAGCCCAAGAGGTTGAACGCCAAGTAAAAGAAATAAAAGAAAAAGAACGTCAGAAATATACATCGCTATACGGCAATACACTTTTTGCCGAGGAAGACCGCAAAAAACACCTCGAAGAACCGGGTATATTTAAAACAATTTTCGGTGATGCGATTAAAAAATTTAAAAAACGTTTTTTAAATCCAAACAAATAA
- a CDS encoding DUF1761 domain-containing protein, protein MNFNIYALITASLVPMVLGFIYYHPKMMGTVWQKATGLSDEDLKKGNMLAIFGISLLMSFLLAVQMYPLTVHQMHFYSALMNHENEMKTTGTAVYNLTEQFKPYLNEFRTFKHGALHGFLAGVFFVLPIMATNGMFERKSWRYILVNWLYWTICITIMGAIICGWQ, encoded by the coding sequence ATGAATTTCAACATTTACGCTCTTATTACAGCCAGTTTAGTGCCTATGGTGCTTGGTTTTATTTATTACCATCCTAAAATGATGGGCACGGTTTGGCAAAAAGCCACCGGACTAAGCGACGAAGACTTAAAAAAAGGCAATATGTTGGCCATTTTTGGTATATCGTTGCTAATGAGTTTTTTATTGGCAGTACAAATGTATCCACTAACTGTACATCAAATGCACTTTTACAGCGCACTAATGAACCACGAAAACGAGATGAAAACCACCGGAACAGCTGTTTACAATTTGACCGAACAGTTTAAACCTTATTTAAACGAGTTTAGAACATTTAAACACGGCGCACTTCATGGCTTTCTTGCCGGGGTATTTTTTGTTTTACCCATAATGGCTACCAACGGTATGTTCGAGCGAAAATCGTGGCGGTATATTTTGGTGAATTGGCTGTACTGGACAATTTGTATTACCATAATGGGCGCTATTATTTGTGGCTGGCAATAG
- a CDS encoding DUF1343 domain-containing protein, whose amino-acid sequence MPVFLKTTTIVLMFVLGLNICGQKNAPDKPRESKTAVRQDMAKPVPSIIENPLPLEQRLKANKDGASLKVGAERTAHYIPLLQDMRIAVVVNQTSMAGKEHLVDLLLRHKIKVVKIFAPEHGFRGEADAGAHISSGVDIKTLLPIVSLYGDNKKPSPEQLADIDLVLFDIQDVGARFYTYISTMHYVMQACAENDKICCILDRPNPNGFYVDGPVLQPELRSFVGMHPIPIVHGMTIGEFALMINEEGWLGNNLKCKLAIVPCEGYDHSFFYEPPIKPSPNLPNIRSIYLYPSLCLFEGTIISVGRGTDKQFQVIGAPNLSDFSYQFTPTSKPGAQNPLYQNSTCNGLDLSNIDLEILQSAKRINLQWLIQFYHAHPQKEKFFLTNNFIDKLWGNTRLRQQIIKGISETEIRASWQPDLDLFKMKRQQYLIYSDVDED is encoded by the coding sequence ATGCCAGTCTTTTTAAAAACGACCACTATTGTACTAATGTTTGTGCTTGGCCTAAATATATGCGGGCAAAAAAATGCCCCTGATAAGCCAAGAGAAAGTAAAACAGCGGTACGACAAGACATGGCAAAACCCGTGCCGTCAATTATTGAAAACCCTTTACCGCTTGAACAACGCTTAAAAGCCAACAAAGATGGTGCTTCACTTAAAGTTGGTGCCGAACGCACTGCCCATTATATTCCGTTGCTGCAAGATATGCGCATAGCAGTAGTTGTAAACCAAACCTCAATGGCCGGCAAAGAGCACCTTGTAGATTTATTGCTGCGGCATAAAATAAAAGTGGTAAAAATTTTTGCACCCGAACACGGTTTCAGGGGCGAAGCAGATGCCGGCGCGCATATAAGTTCGGGCGTAGATATTAAAACACTGTTGCCCATAGTATCGTTGTACGGCGACAATAAAAAGCCAAGCCCCGAACAGTTAGCCGATATTGATTTAGTGCTGTTTGATATTCAGGACGTTGGAGCGCGGTTTTACACCTATATTTCAACGATGCATTATGTTATGCAAGCATGTGCCGAAAACGATAAAATTTGTTGTATCTTAGACAGACCCAATCCTAACGGTTTTTACGTTGATGGCCCAGTGTTACAACCCGAATTGCGTTCGTTTGTTGGTATGCACCCTATACCCATTGTGCATGGTATGACAATTGGCGAGTTTGCCTTGATGATTAACGAAGAGGGTTGGTTGGGCAATAACTTAAAATGCAAATTAGCCATTGTACCTTGCGAGGGATACGACCACAGTTTTTTTTACGAACCTCCTATAAAGCCTTCGCCAAACTTACCCAATATCAGGTCTATATATTTATACCCCTCGTTATGCTTGTTTGAAGGTACAATTATAAGTGTTGGACGTGGAACAGATAAACAATTTCAGGTAATTGGCGCACCAAATTTGTCTGATTTTAGCTACCAATTTACCCCCACCAGCAAGCCCGGCGCGCAAAACCCGCTTTACCAGAATAGTACCTGTAATGGTCTTGACCTGTCGAATATAGATTTAGAAATCTTACAAAGTGCCAAGCGTATTAATTTACAATGGCTAATACAGTTTTATCACGCCCATCCACAAAAAGAAAAGTTTTTTTTGACCAATAATTTTATTGACAAGCTATGGGGCAACACCCGCTTGCGGCAGCAAATTATTAAAGGGATAAGCGAAACAGAAATAAGGGCAAGTTGGCAACCCGACTTAGACCTTTTTAAAATGAAACGGCAACAATATTTAATCTATAGCGATGTAGATGAAGATTAA